The Mycobacterium seoulense genome has a window encoding:
- a CDS encoding acyl-CoA dehydrogenase family protein gives MSERVLDRVVAMADQLRDQAPEAERIGRLTDDTVKLMKGAGLIRLLQTKQYQGFEVHPREFAETTMATAALDPAAGWIVGVVGVHPYQLAYADPKVAAEIWADDVDTWMASPYAPQGVAKPVDGGYIFNGRWQFSSGTDHCDWIILGAMLGDDNGIPIMPPQMLHMILPRKDYEIIEDSWNVVGLRGTGSKDVIVKDAFVPSYRTMDATKVMDGTAQREAGMTEPLYLMPWSTMFPLGISAATIGIAEGALAAHLDYQRERVGATGTAIKDDPYVMFAIGEAAADINAARQELLANADRIYDMVAAGKEVSFADRAAGRRNQIRAVWRAVAAVDEIFARSGGNAARMDKPLQRYWRDVHVGQLHAIHMPGTTYHASALSSLGIDPPEGPLRALI, from the coding sequence ATGAGCGAACGGGTACTCGACCGGGTCGTGGCGATGGCGGATCAGTTGCGCGACCAGGCCCCCGAGGCCGAGCGGATCGGGCGGCTCACCGACGACACCGTCAAGCTGATGAAGGGCGCCGGCCTGATCCGGCTGCTGCAAACCAAGCAATATCAAGGCTTCGAGGTCCACCCCCGCGAGTTCGCCGAGACGACGATGGCGACCGCGGCGCTGGACCCGGCGGCCGGCTGGATCGTCGGCGTGGTCGGCGTGCACCCCTACCAGTTGGCCTACGCGGACCCGAAGGTCGCGGCCGAGATCTGGGCCGACGACGTCGACACGTGGATGGCCTCGCCGTACGCTCCGCAGGGGGTGGCCAAGCCCGTCGACGGCGGCTACATCTTCAACGGCCGCTGGCAGTTCAGCTCGGGCACCGACCACTGCGACTGGATCATCCTGGGCGCGATGCTGGGCGACGACAACGGCATACCGATCATGCCGCCGCAGATGCTGCACATGATCCTGCCCCGCAAGGACTACGAGATCATCGAGGACTCGTGGAACGTGGTGGGGCTGCGCGGAACCGGCTCCAAGGACGTGATCGTGAAGGACGCCTTCGTCCCGTCCTACCGGACGATGGACGCGACGAAGGTGATGGACGGCACCGCCCAGCGCGAGGCCGGCATGACCGAGCCGCTGTATCTGATGCCGTGGTCGACGATGTTCCCGCTGGGCATCTCGGCGGCCACGATCGGCATCGCCGAGGGGGCCCTGGCCGCGCACCTGGACTACCAGCGCGAGCGCGTCGGCGCCACCGGCACCGCCATCAAGGACGACCCCTACGTCATGTTCGCGATCGGCGAGGCCGCCGCCGACATCAACGCAGCCCGCCAGGAGCTGCTGGCCAACGCCGACCGCATTTACGACATGGTCGCCGCGGGCAAGGAGGTGTCGTTCGCCGACCGCGCGGCCGGTCGGCGCAACCAGATCCGCGCGGTATGGCGCGCGGTGGCGGCGGTCGACGAGATCTTCGCCCGCTCGGGCGGCAACGCGGCCCGCATGGACAAGCCACTGCAACGGTATTGGCGCGACGTGCATGTCGGCCAGCTGCACGCCATCCACATGCCGGGCACCACCTATCACGCCTCGGCCCTGAGTTCGCTGGGCATCGATCCGCCCGAGGGTCCCCTGCGGGCTTTGATCTAG
- a CDS encoding mycofactocin-coupled SDR family oxidoreductase yields the protein MKRLLGKVVLVTGAARGTGRVHCQRFADEGANVIALDATAATDELPDTARDVESRGRRCVTGVADVSDLEAVTGAVANGVTALGRLDIVVANAGIHIAGGRTWELDPRDWHRTLDINLTGVWHTVKAGVPHMGAGGAIVIISSTNGLRGTPNTAHYTASKHAVVGLARTLANELGPSGIRVNTVHPGPVATPMVLNDRTFRRLRPDLEKPTAADAAEVLRARNLLPVPWVEPVDVANVAVFLASEEARYITGTQLVVDAGLSQKAT from the coding sequence ATGAAGAGACTGCTTGGCAAGGTGGTGCTGGTCACCGGCGCCGCCAGGGGCACGGGACGGGTGCATTGTCAGCGGTTCGCCGACGAGGGCGCAAATGTGATCGCGCTCGATGCCACCGCAGCGACCGACGAGTTACCCGACACGGCAAGGGATGTCGAAAGCCGCGGTCGGCGCTGCGTGACGGGTGTTGCCGACGTGAGTGACTTGGAGGCTGTAACGGGCGCCGTAGCCAACGGCGTAACGGCACTGGGGCGCCTCGACATCGTCGTCGCAAATGCCGGAATCCACATTGCGGGCGGACGTACATGGGAACTTGACCCCCGGGACTGGCATCGCACGCTCGATATCAACCTGACCGGCGTATGGCACACGGTCAAGGCTGGCGTACCGCACATGGGCGCGGGGGGCGCCATCGTGATCATCAGTTCGACGAATGGTCTTCGCGGGACGCCCAATACCGCGCATTACACCGCGAGCAAGCACGCGGTGGTGGGGCTGGCGCGCACTCTCGCGAACGAGCTCGGGCCTTCCGGCATCCGGGTCAACACCGTTCATCCCGGGCCGGTCGCGACCCCAATGGTGCTCAACGACAGGACGTTTCGACGCTTACGCCCGGATCTCGAGAAACCGACCGCCGCGGACGCCGCGGAAGTGCTGCGGGCGCGCAACCTGCTGCCGGTGCCGTGGGTGGAGCCCGTCGACGTTGCCAATGTGGCGGTGTTCCTGGCCTCCGAGGAGGCCCGCTACATCACGGGCACCCAGCTCGTCGTAGACGCCGGCCTGTCACAGAAGGCGACATGA
- a CDS encoding cation-translocating P-type ATPase, which yields MRQLSPLRVVSTGLGAAAELGDAVGRLATAGLAVVALPVRVGAQVLSGEVSRSTLTRRCGRGDGRVWIEVRGLDGTGGAARGRAAVAALRAQPGVTQVSLNRPLSRVVVEIDEGASLDALCSALDSAENGDGIADSTRADSLPGDGLLLATRGAMVAVNAAGFAVAVAGRALRLPAAPIAVEAVSAIANYQPWLRRLLEGGIGPGATDTALSVFGTAAHVVTLSPAKLSVDLAMQAFKAAECRAAARAWARYEPELARHADESEMHRSLRPVPAPPGPIERHGKRVAWAQMVGVGLTGAVTRNVTMASNAALAASPKAMRTAHEAFAATLGRGLADHHAVLALRPESLRRLDKVDALLIDPRVLCGAQMRVVRVRGARDDDLLTAWARAQELLDDGPAPGWHRIPATSDDEVEGGGAVEALVAPAPHPLASALITRARDSGARLVSVDTDLLGDLRPAFDDVHPVGDGDIDGALADAVSALQRDGHIVAVLSCSGAQALSGADVALGLRPDADAPPPWTADLILDDLAGAWRVLHALPAARRASQQGIAISVGASALGALFMVPGVRRLRGPGPVTVGAVAGLLSGYLLALGTIRTPVPRPAPAFEWHAMSAERVREVLAALCDPDEPSAATDSAQDGAGFPAAAWEFARAAVAELTGDPLTPILGLCSAATAVLGSPTDAVLVGTVLTGNALLSTAQQLRAENRLNRLLAQQTPPARVVTQGPDAARGYREVVIEQLRPGDVIEVRSDEVVPADARVIEAHDLEVDESSLTGESLSVQKQVEPTPGAELAERRCMIYAGTTVVAGTAVALVTAVGADTQSRRAAELASGELPTVGLHHQLSQLMSRAFPFSAGGGILVGALGLLRAGGLRQALGSAIAVAVAAVPEGMPLMATLAQSASAQRLGECGALVRVPRAAEALGRVEVVCFDKTGTLSENRLRVAEVHPVADHSRDDVLRCAAQAAPADDGNPHVHATDEAIVKAADAVAGSGSRPEPDAHLPFRSGRAFSASVTGTTLTVKGAPEVVLAACREAGAEVDAAVAALTTAGLRTIAVAQRRLAAAQARSLRKDPDSITGLCETGLTLTGFLGLSDTPRPQAPRLLADLAARGVAIRLITGDHPVTATAIARELGVSVSADQVITGSEWNALSRHDQQRAVSERVIFARMSPENKVQVVQTLERAGRVCAMVGDGANDAAAIRAASVGVGVVARGSDSAHTTADLVLTDGRIETLVAAIDEGRRLWRGVQAAVAGLLGGNAGEVIFSVIGTALTGTSPLNTRQLLLINMLTDALPATAVAVSTPAGPVQRVGRGIDERALRQTVAARGALTATAATAAWVMASVTGLPQRASTVALISLVAVELGQTVVDSHAPLVLLTAAGSFAAFTAMISTPGISQLLGCTPVGPLGWSQGLGTAAAAVLAVAATNRLRSGRRDEESPLSGEPELDEPAETAPQPPQHSGSRAPHTAVLMAPAKAARALKLVDQHQHRISAEAATDRP from the coding sequence GTGCGACAGCTTTCACCCCTGCGGGTGGTGTCGACGGGACTCGGCGCCGCCGCCGAACTTGGCGACGCGGTCGGCAGGCTGGCGACCGCCGGCCTTGCCGTTGTCGCGCTGCCGGTCCGGGTGGGCGCACAGGTGCTCTCGGGTGAGGTCTCCCGCTCCACGCTGACCCGGCGGTGCGGGCGCGGCGACGGTCGCGTGTGGATCGAGGTGCGTGGCCTCGACGGCACGGGCGGTGCGGCGCGTGGCCGCGCCGCCGTTGCTGCGCTGCGGGCACAGCCCGGCGTCACGCAGGTCAGCCTGAACCGTCCGCTGTCGCGGGTGGTCGTCGAGATCGACGAGGGGGCGTCGCTTGACGCGCTCTGCTCCGCGCTCGACAGCGCCGAAAATGGCGACGGTATAGCCGATTCCACGCGTGCCGACAGCTTGCCCGGTGATGGGCTGCTGTTGGCCACCCGCGGCGCGATGGTGGCCGTCAACGCGGCCGGGTTCGCGGTCGCGGTCGCGGGCCGGGCGTTGCGGTTGCCGGCGGCCCCGATCGCCGTCGAGGCCGTGTCGGCGATCGCGAATTATCAACCGTGGCTGCGGCGTCTGCTCGAGGGCGGGATCGGCCCTGGCGCGACGGACACCGCGTTGTCGGTGTTCGGCACCGCCGCGCATGTTGTCACGCTGTCACCGGCGAAGCTCTCGGTCGACCTGGCGATGCAGGCTTTCAAGGCCGCCGAGTGCCGGGCCGCGGCGCGGGCGTGGGCCCGTTATGAGCCGGAGTTGGCCCGGCATGCCGACGAGTCGGAGATGCACCGTTCCCTGCGCCCGGTTCCCGCACCGCCCGGCCCGATCGAACGTCATGGGAAGCGCGTGGCATGGGCACAGATGGTCGGCGTCGGCCTGACCGGGGCCGTCACCCGCAACGTCACCATGGCGTCGAACGCCGCGCTGGCCGCCTCGCCGAAGGCGATGCGCACCGCCCATGAGGCGTTCGCGGCCACGCTCGGGCGAGGCTTGGCAGACCACCACGCGGTGCTTGCACTGCGGCCGGAAAGTCTGCGCCGGCTCGACAAGGTCGATGCACTGCTGATCGATCCGCGCGTGCTGTGTGGCGCTCAGATGCGGGTGGTCCGCGTCCGCGGTGCCCGCGACGACGACTTGCTGACGGCCTGGGCCCGCGCGCAGGAGCTGCTCGACGACGGCCCGGCCCCGGGCTGGCACCGGATTCCCGCAACCTCTGACGACGAAGTTGAGGGCGGCGGTGCGGTCGAGGCGCTCGTCGCCCCGGCCCCACACCCTCTCGCGTCGGCGTTGATCACCCGCGCGCGCGACTCCGGTGCGCGCCTGGTGTCCGTAGACACCGACCTGCTCGGTGACCTGCGTCCCGCGTTCGACGACGTCCACCCGGTCGGCGACGGCGACATCGACGGCGCGCTCGCCGATGCGGTGTCCGCGCTGCAGCGCGACGGTCACATCGTCGCGGTGCTGTCCTGTTCTGGCGCGCAAGCCCTTTCCGGCGCCGACGTGGCGCTGGGGTTAAGGCCGGACGCCGATGCTCCCCCGCCGTGGACTGCCGACCTCATTCTCGACGACCTGGCCGGAGCGTGGCGGGTGCTGCATGCGTTACCGGCGGCCAGGAGGGCGAGCCAGCAGGGCATCGCGATCTCGGTAGGCGCATCGGCGCTGGGCGCGTTGTTCATGGTGCCCGGGGTGCGCCGGTTGCGCGGGCCCGGCCCGGTGACCGTCGGCGCCGTCGCGGGGCTGCTGTCGGGATACCTGTTGGCGCTCGGCACGATTCGAACGCCCGTGCCCCGGCCGGCACCGGCGTTCGAGTGGCACGCGATGTCGGCCGAGCGGGTCCGCGAAGTGCTGGCGGCGCTATGCGACCCCGATGAACCCTCTGCCGCAACGGATTCCGCGCAAGACGGCGCAGGGTTCCCCGCCGCGGCGTGGGAGTTCGCCAGGGCCGCAGTCGCCGAGCTGACCGGTGACCCGTTGACGCCAATCCTCGGATTGTGTTCGGCAGCCACCGCGGTGCTGGGGTCACCGACCGACGCGGTGCTGGTCGGCACCGTGCTGACCGGGAACGCGCTGCTGTCGACGGCCCAACAGCTTCGGGCCGAGAACCGGCTGAACCGCCTGCTCGCTCAGCAGACCCCGCCGGCCCGCGTGGTCACCCAGGGGCCCGACGCCGCGCGCGGCTACCGCGAAGTCGTCATCGAGCAGCTGCGGCCCGGCGACGTGATCGAGGTACGCAGCGACGAGGTGGTGCCCGCCGACGCCCGGGTCATCGAGGCACACGACCTCGAGGTCGACGAATCGTCGCTGACCGGTGAATCCCTGTCGGTCCAGAAGCAGGTCGAGCCCACGCCCGGGGCCGAACTGGCCGAGCGCCGCTGCATGATCTACGCCGGAACCACCGTGGTGGCCGGCACCGCGGTCGCGCTCGTCACCGCCGTCGGGGCCGACACCCAGAGCCGCCGCGCGGCCGAGCTGGCGTCCGGTGAACTGCCGACCGTCGGCCTGCACCACCAACTCAGCCAGCTGATGAGCCGCGCGTTCCCGTTCAGTGCGGGCGGCGGCATCCTGGTCGGAGCGCTCGGCCTGCTGAGGGCCGGCGGTCTGCGCCAAGCCCTCGGCAGCGCCATCGCGGTCGCCGTGGCGGCCGTCCCCGAGGGCATGCCCTTGATGGCCACCCTCGCCCAGTCCGCGTCGGCCCAGCGGCTGGGCGAATGCGGGGCGCTGGTGCGGGTGCCGCGCGCGGCCGAGGCGCTCGGTCGTGTCGAGGTGGTCTGCTTCGACAAGACCGGAACGCTGAGCGAGAACCGTCTTCGCGTCGCCGAGGTGCACCCGGTGGCGGACCATTCCCGCGATGACGTCCTGCGGTGCGCCGCCCAGGCTGCACCGGCGGACGACGGCAATCCCCACGTCCACGCCACCGACGAAGCCATCGTCAAGGCGGCGGACGCGGTGGCGGGGTCCGGTTCACGACCCGAGCCCGACGCGCACCTGCCGTTCCGGTCCGGCAGGGCGTTCTCGGCCTCGGTGACGGGCACGACGTTGACCGTCAAGGGCGCACCCGAAGTGGTCTTGGCGGCGTGCCGGGAAGCCGGCGCGGAGGTGGACGCCGCGGTCGCGGCCCTGACGACGGCCGGGCTGCGGACGATCGCGGTGGCCCAACGCCGCCTGGCCGCGGCACAGGCGCGGTCGTTGCGGAAAGACCCCGACAGCATCACCGGATTGTGCGAGACGGGATTGACACTCACCGGATTCCTGGGCCTCTCGGACACCCCGCGTCCCCAGGCGCCGCGGTTGCTGGCGGACCTGGCCGCCCGGGGCGTGGCCATCCGGCTGATCACCGGCGACCATCCCGTCACCGCCACGGCCATCGCCCGCGAACTGGGGGTCTCGGTGAGCGCCGACCAGGTGATCACCGGGTCCGAATGGAACGCGCTGTCGCGCCACGATCAGCAGCGCGCGGTGTCCGAGCGGGTGATCTTCGCCCGGATGTCACCGGAGAACAAGGTGCAGGTCGTCCAGACGCTCGAGCGCGCCGGGCGGGTGTGCGCCATGGTCGGCGACGGCGCCAACGACGCCGCCGCGATCCGGGCGGCAAGCGTCGGCGTCGGTGTGGTCGCCCGCGGCAGCGACTCCGCCCACACGACCGCCGACCTGGTCCTGACCGACGGCCGCATCGAGACGCTGGTGGCCGCCATCGACGAGGGACGCCGACTGTGGCGCGGCGTCCAGGCGGCCGTGGCGGGCCTGCTCGGCGGCAACGCCGGCGAGGTCATCTTCTCGGTCATCGGCACCGCGCTCACCGGGACCTCTCCGCTGAACACCCGGCAGTTGCTGCTGATCAACATGCTCACCGACGCGTTGCCCGCGACCGCGGTCGCCGTCAGCACCCCGGCGGGGCCGGTACAACGCGTCGGGCGCGGCATCGACGAACGCGCACTACGGCAAACCGTTGCCGCGCGGGGAGCGCTCACCGCCACGGCCGCCACGGCGGCCTGGGTGATGGCCTCGGTGACCGGGCTACCGCAGCGCGCCTCCACCGTCGCGCTGATCTCATTGGTCGCGGTCGAGCTCGGCCAGACCGTGGTCGACTCGCACGCGCCCCTGGTGCTGCTCACCGCCGCCGGCTCGTTCGCCGCATTCACCGCGATGATCAGCACCCCGGGGATCAGCCAACTGCTGGGCTGCACACCGGTCGGCCCCTTGGGCTGGTCCCAGGGGCTGGGCACCGCCGCGGCCGCCGTCCTCGCCGTCGCCGCCACCAATCGGTTGCGGTCGGGCCGCCGGGACGAAGAGTCACCACTCAGCGGTGAGCCAGAACTCGACGAGCCCGCCGAGACCGCCCCACAACCACCGCAGCACAGCGGATCCCGGGCTCCGCATACCGCGGTCCTGATGGCTCCCGCGAAGGCCGCGCGTGCACTGAAATTGGTGGATCAACACCAGCATCGGATCTCGGCAGAGGCCGCCACCGATCGCCCGTGA
- a CDS encoding PaaI family thioesterase yields the protein MGIDGSGAPEYEPLAQSVRRLIDVTIRTEAGAGAVAAAKTHIDCAVEQLSESLMPGSFGVRHPFDGQPVTSGNVMIGARNPVAPPLVIHRDAGGAVWTEITLGAAYEGPPGHVHGGVCALVLDHVLGATAHEPGRPAYTGTLTLRYIRGTRLGLVRAGAWVERVEGVKTFAKGQITDGQGITVGAEGVFIKPRGDRD from the coding sequence ATGGGAATCGATGGCAGCGGCGCACCGGAGTATGAGCCGCTCGCCCAGTCCGTTCGCCGACTGATCGACGTGACCATCCGCACCGAGGCCGGCGCCGGTGCCGTCGCGGCGGCGAAGACGCACATTGATTGCGCGGTAGAGCAATTGAGCGAAAGCCTCATGCCGGGCTCATTCGGTGTTCGCCATCCGTTCGACGGCCAACCGGTAACCTCCGGCAACGTCATGATCGGCGCACGCAACCCGGTCGCACCTCCGCTGGTAATTCATCGCGACGCCGGTGGTGCCGTGTGGACGGAAATCACACTCGGCGCCGCTTACGAAGGGCCTCCGGGACATGTCCATGGCGGAGTGTGCGCCTTGGTCCTCGACCACGTCCTGGGCGCGACGGCGCACGAACCCGGTCGACCGGCCTATACCGGCACGCTCACGCTGCGCTATATCCGGGGGACCCGGTTAGGTCTGGTGCGGGCAGGAGCGTGGGTCGAGCGCGTCGAGGGCGTGAAAACCTTCGCGAAGGGGCAGATCACCGATGGCCAGGGAATCACGGTCGGTGCAGAGGGCGTGTTCATCAAGCCGCGCGGTGACCGTGACTGA
- a CDS encoding 2Fe-2S iron-sulfur cluster-binding protein: MAEVARLEVDLDGRRHRLRWPPDQTLVDVLLGAGIDVPHSCREGRCGSCVATVVEGEVDMIANDILEPTDRLEGLILACQALPVSAALCIRF; encoded by the coding sequence ATGGCGGAGGTTGCGCGGCTAGAGGTCGACCTGGATGGTCGGCGTCACCGGCTTCGTTGGCCACCCGATCAGACGCTCGTCGACGTGTTGCTCGGTGCGGGCATTGATGTGCCCCACTCATGCCGGGAGGGCCGCTGCGGGTCCTGTGTGGCGACGGTCGTCGAGGGCGAGGTCGACATGATCGCGAACGACATCCTCGAGCCAACCGACCGGCTGGAGGGCCTGATCCTGGCGTGCCAGGCCCTGCCCGTGAGCGCCGCATTGTGCATTCGATTCTGA
- the bphC gene encoding biphenyl-2,3-diol 1,2-dioxygenase has protein sequence MTDLKSLGYITISTTDIDRWRQFAFGVLGFAKGKGPDPEALYLRMDERAARLIVLPGEADRVLTVGWEVRDRPALQRVKATLDAAGTPFKQLSTDEAEARRVEEVITFEDPAGTTLEVFHGAVLDHSPVVTPFGAKFVTGDQGMGHVVVPAMDPNGLFDFYTEVLGFRSRGAFRVPLPKEFGPVRVRFLGINERHHSLAIVPAAHQRDPRLVHIMVEVDSLDAVGQALDRVNAEGFQLSSTLGRHTNDKMVSFYVRAPGDWDIEFGTDGMRVDETYYTAEEITADSYWGHQWIGEMPAAMRL, from the coding sequence TTGACCGACCTGAAAAGCCTGGGCTACATCACCATTTCGACAACAGACATCGACCGCTGGCGGCAATTCGCCTTCGGTGTCTTGGGTTTCGCAAAGGGCAAGGGCCCCGACCCCGAGGCGCTGTACCTGCGGATGGACGAGCGCGCCGCCCGGCTCATCGTGCTACCCGGTGAGGCGGACCGGGTGCTGACGGTCGGCTGGGAGGTGCGTGACCGCCCGGCGCTGCAACGGGTCAAGGCGACGCTGGACGCCGCGGGGACCCCGTTCAAGCAACTGTCCACCGACGAGGCCGAGGCCCGCCGCGTGGAAGAGGTGATCACTTTCGAGGACCCGGCCGGCACCACGCTCGAGGTCTTCCATGGTGCGGTGCTCGACCACAGCCCCGTCGTCACCCCGTTCGGCGCGAAGTTCGTCACCGGCGACCAGGGCATGGGCCACGTGGTGGTGCCCGCGATGGACCCCAACGGGCTGTTCGACTTCTACACGGAGGTGCTGGGGTTCCGCTCCCGCGGCGCGTTCCGGGTGCCCTTGCCCAAAGAGTTTGGGCCCGTGCGGGTTCGCTTCCTGGGCATCAACGAACGCCACCACAGCCTGGCGATCGTGCCGGCCGCACACCAGCGCGACCCGCGCCTGGTGCACATCATGGTGGAGGTCGACAGCCTGGACGCCGTCGGGCAGGCACTGGACCGCGTGAACGCCGAGGGCTTCCAGCTGTCCTCCACGCTGGGCCGGCACACAAATGACAAGATGGTGTCGTTCTACGTCCGGGCGCCCGGTGACTGGGACATCGAGTTCGGCACCGACGGCATGCGCGTCGACGAAACGTATTACACCGCAGAGGAAATCACCGCCGACAGCTACTGGGGCCACCAGTGGATCGGCGAAATGCCCGCGGCCATGCGGCTATGA
- a CDS encoding flavin-containing monooxygenase, translated as MPVNSAELVDVVVVGAGFAGLYALHKLRSQGLSVRILEAAPELGGTWYHNRYPGARCDVESVDYSYSFSDELQQEWDWTEKYATQAEILAYLNWVADKLDLRRDIAFRTRVVSSALDETTLRWVVTTDGGDVLSARFCLMATGPLSAALTPNFHGLDSFAGEIYHTAAWPQHPVDFAGKRVAVIGTGSSGIQSIPIIAEHARHLFVFQRTPNYSVPAGNKPLSKGELDHIKANYAERRRLSWRSSGGSPHITAPKPTMEFTPEERRAAFDKRWQLGGVLFSKTFPDQMTDLTANDEARKFYEEKVRAVIDDPALADLLIPDDHPIGTKRICTDSNYFSTFNRPNVSLISVRDTPIESVDTTGIRTAGAHYDVDIIVLATGFDALTGALAKIDIIGRGGRRLRDDWAQGPRTYLGLGVDEFPNLFLISGPGAPAVLANMVLHAEAQVNWIAAAIAYLDDHGLAAIEATRDAVDGWGAECARRAEATLFTKAESWYMGANVPGKPRGFMLFVGGFATYNDICDEVARAGYPGFDLVKRPR; from the coding sequence GTGCCTGTGAATAGCGCGGAGCTGGTCGACGTTGTCGTGGTCGGCGCCGGGTTCGCCGGCCTCTACGCCCTGCACAAGCTCCGCAGTCAGGGACTGTCCGTGCGGATTCTGGAGGCGGCGCCGGAGCTGGGCGGCACCTGGTACCACAACCGATACCCGGGGGCGCGGTGTGACGTCGAAAGCGTTGATTACTCCTATTCATTCTCGGACGAACTGCAGCAAGAGTGGGACTGGACCGAGAAGTACGCCACCCAGGCGGAGATCCTCGCATACCTGAACTGGGTGGCCGACAAACTCGACCTGCGCCGCGACATAGCATTTCGGACCCGGGTCGTGTCCTCGGCGTTAGACGAGACAACGCTGCGCTGGGTGGTTACCACCGACGGCGGTGACGTGCTGTCCGCCCGATTTTGCCTGATGGCGACGGGCCCGCTGTCGGCGGCTTTGACGCCGAACTTCCACGGCCTCGATTCGTTCGCGGGCGAGATTTACCACACCGCCGCGTGGCCACAGCATCCGGTCGATTTTGCGGGAAAGAGGGTCGCCGTCATCGGCACCGGTTCGTCTGGCATTCAATCGATTCCGATCATCGCCGAACACGCCAGGCATCTCTTTGTCTTCCAGCGCACACCTAACTACAGTGTCCCGGCCGGCAACAAGCCATTGAGCAAAGGGGAACTCGACCACATCAAGGCGAACTACGCAGAACGGCGGCGGCTCTCGTGGCGCAGCAGCGGCGGGTCACCACACATTACGGCGCCTAAGCCGACGATGGAGTTCACGCCGGAGGAACGTCGGGCGGCGTTCGATAAGCGTTGGCAGCTGGGAGGTGTGCTGTTCTCTAAGACGTTCCCTGACCAGATGACCGACTTGACCGCCAACGACGAGGCCCGAAAGTTCTACGAGGAGAAGGTGCGCGCGGTCATCGACGACCCTGCGCTGGCGGACCTGCTTATCCCCGACGATCACCCGATCGGCACAAAGCGGATCTGCACCGACAGCAACTACTTCAGCACCTTCAACCGGCCGAACGTGTCGCTCATCAGCGTGCGCGACACACCGATCGAATCCGTGGACACCACTGGGATCCGAACCGCTGGCGCGCACTACGACGTCGACATAATCGTGCTGGCAACGGGTTTCGATGCCCTCACGGGTGCGTTGGCCAAGATCGACATCATCGGACGCGGCGGTCGTCGGTTGCGGGACGACTGGGCGCAGGGGCCGCGCACCTACCTGGGGCTGGGCGTCGACGAATTTCCCAACCTGTTCCTGATCTCCGGTCCCGGGGCGCCCGCCGTGCTGGCGAACATGGTGCTGCATGCCGAGGCGCAGGTGAATTGGATCGCCGCAGCCATTGCCTACCTGGATGACCACGGGCTGGCCGCGATCGAAGCGACCCGCGACGCCGTCGACGGCTGGGGAGCCGAATGCGCCCGACGTGCCGAGGCTACGCTGTTCACCAAGGCGGAGTCCTGGTACATGGGCGCCAACGTGCCCGGAAAACCAAGGGGGTTCATGCTATTCGTCGGCGGCTTCGCGACTTATAACGACATCTGCGACGAGGTGGCCAGAGCGGGTTACCCGGGCTTCGATTTGGTCAAGAGGCCGCGATGA
- a CDS encoding nuclear transport factor 2 family protein, whose product MSDIDELSARLRRLEDEREIARLIASYGPAVDAGNAEATAGLWASDGSYDVDGWRMESRAAVRAMVDSSAHQKLVAKGCCHFLGPCVVTVTGDSAVALCESLVLIRDGDSYRVWRCTANHFELRRVDGQWRIGVRTSRILDGNPDAHALLTAGLTGLAEP is encoded by the coding sequence ATGAGTGACATCGATGAGCTGTCCGCGCGGTTGCGCCGACTCGAGGACGAGCGAGAGATCGCCCGGCTGATCGCCTCGTACGGCCCGGCGGTGGATGCCGGGAATGCCGAGGCCACTGCGGGACTCTGGGCGAGCGACGGCAGCTACGACGTCGACGGCTGGCGCATGGAGAGCCGGGCCGCCGTGCGCGCCATGGTCGACTCGTCGGCCCACCAGAAGCTGGTGGCCAAGGGGTGCTGTCACTTCCTGGGGCCGTGCGTCGTCACCGTCACCGGCGATTCGGCGGTGGCGCTTTGCGAGTCTCTCGTGCTGATCCGCGACGGCGACTCCTATCGCGTATGGCGTTGCACCGCCAACCATTTCGAGCTGCGCCGGGTCGACGGACAATGGCGGATCGGTGTGCGCACCAGCCGGATTCTGGACGGCAATCCCGACGCCCACGCGCTGCTGACCGCGGGCCTGACGGGGCTGGCCGAGCCCTGA